caattggctatacttaaactcttttaacatcatcctcagctctggcatctgaTCATCCCAATCcacaaagtggagacaaatttgaccccaataactactgtgtgatatgcgtcaacagtaaccttgggaaaatcctctacattatcattaacagcagactcctaCAGTTCCTCAGTGAAAAGAATGAACtcgtcaaattggctttttaccaaattaccatatgGCAGACCACGTATTTACCCTGTACACCCTAACTGACAAAGAAACAAATTAAAACAAAGGCAAGGTCTTCTTATGCTTTGTTgacttcaaaaaagcttttgactcaatttggcatgagggtctgctatacaaattgatgtcagacatacgacattataaaatccatgtacacaaacaacaagtgtgtgtgtgtggttaaaattggcaaaaacacacatttctttccactgggccgtggggtgagacggATGCAGCATAAGCTACACCCTcttaatcatatatatatatatatacagtgccttgcgaaagtattcggcccccttgaactttgcgaccttttgccacatttcaggcttcaaacataaagatataaaactgtatttttttgtgaagaatcaacaacaagtgggatacaatcatgaagtggaacgacatttattggatatttcaaacttttttaacaaatcaaaaactgaacaattgggcgtgcaaaattattcagcccccttaagttaatactttgtagcgccaccttttgctgcgattacagctgtaagtcgcttggggtatgtctctatcagttttgcacatcgagagactgacattttttcccattcctccttgcaaaacagctcgagctcagtgaggttggatggagagcatttgtgaacagcagttttcagttctttccacagattctcaattggattcaggtctggactttgacttggccattctaacacctggaaatgtttatttttgaaccattccattgtagattttgctttatgttttggatcattgtcttgttggaagacaaatctccgtcccagtctcaggtcttttgcagactccatcaggagtcttccagaatggtcctgtatttggctccatccatcttcccatcaattttaaccatcttccctgtccctgctgaagaaaagcaggcccaaaccatgatgctgccaccaccatgtttgacagtggggatggtgtgttcagctgtgttgcttttacgccaaacataacgttttgcattgttgccaaaaagttcaattttggtttcatctgaccagagcaccttcttccacatgtttggtgtgtctcccaggtggcttgtggcaaactttaaacgacactttttatggatatctttaagaaatggctttcttcttgccactcttccataaaggccagatttgtgcaatatacgactgattgttgtcctatggacagagtctcccacctcagctgtagatctctgcagttcatccagagtgatcatgggcctcttggctgcatctctgatcagtcttctccttgtatgagctgaaagtttagaggggcggccaggtcttggtagatttgcagtggtctgatactccttccatattatcgcttgcacagtgctccttgggatgtttaaagcttgggaaatctttttgtatccaaatccggctttaaacttcttcacaacagtatctcggacctgcctggtgtgttccttgttcttcatgatgctctctgcgcttttaacggatctctgagactatcacagtgcaggtgcatttatacggagacttgattacacacaggtggattgtatttatcatcattagtcatttaggtcaacattggatcattcagagatcctcactgaacttctggagagagtttgctgcactgaaagtaaaggggctgaataattttgcacgcccaatttttcagtttttgatttgttaaaaaagtttgaaatatccaataaatgtcgttccacttcatgattgtgtcccacttgttgttgattcttcacaaaaaaatacagttttatatctttatgtttgaagcctgaaatgtggcaaaaggtcgcaaagttcaagggggccgaatactttcgcaaggcactgtatatcttaaTGAATtgacgagggcactagaacagtctgcagcacccggcctcatcctacaagaatctgaagtcaattgtttactgtttgctgatgatctggtgcttctgtccccaaccaaggagggcctacagcagcacctagacctactgcacagattctgtcagacctgggccctgacagtaaatctcagtaagacaaaaataatggtgttccaaaaaaatgtccagttgccaggaccacaaatacaaattccatctagacgcCGTTGCCctaaagcacacaaaaaactatacgtacctcggcctaaacatcagcgccacaggtaactttcacacagctgtgaatgatctgagagacagggcaagaagggccttctattacatacatttaaataaattcgACATATTTGAATCAATtacagaacccattgccctttatggttgtggtctggggtctgctcaccaaccaataattcacaaattGGGGCAAACAGAGCAtgctagaatgctatttggccccaaACAGAGAGTAAACCTGACAACTGTGACTGACTCAAACGTAAGGaacgctttgactatgtacagactcagtgagcatagccttgctattgagaaaggccttcgtaggcagacatggctctcaggagaagacaggttatgtgcacactatccacaaaatgaggtggaaactgagctgcacttcctaacctcctgccaaatgtatgaccatattagagtcacatatttccctcagactacacagacccacaaagaatttgaaaacaacaaACCGATTTTGATGAagtcccatatctattgggtgaaataccacagtgtgccatcacagcagcaagatttgtgacctgctgccacaagaaaagggcaacaccattgtaaatacaatccatatttTTGCTATTTATTTGCCCTTTTGTATTTTACCTATCtgcatataatatgacatttgaaatgtattttattattttgtaacttctgtgagtgtaatgtttgctgtaatttattttatttcactttcaATAGAGCCCTTAaattgaggtagagagagacagatagatggggGGACACTGTGACCCTGTCCGACAataaccccggacagggccaaccaggcaggatataaccccacccactttgccaaagcacagcccacaGAGAGAGGTCGAGAAGGAGATAGACGGGTCGGGGGACACTTTGGCCCCATCCAACGATaccctagaaggccagcatcccagagtcacctagtcactgttgactttgagactggtgttttgcgggtactatttaatgaagctgccagttgaggacctgtgaggcatctgtttctcaaactagacactacaacgtacttgtcctcttgctcagttgtgcaccggggcctcccactcctctttctattctggttagcgccaatgtgcgctgttctgtgaagggagtagtacacagcgttgtacgaggtcttcagtttcttggcaatttctcgcaaggaatagccttaatttctcagaacaagaatagactgatgagtttcagaagaaagatctttgtttctggcccttttgagcctgtaatcgaacccacaaatgctgatgctccagatactcaactcaaaagtattacagttttattgcttctttaatcagagaaACAgtcttcagctgtgctaacataattgcaaaagggttttctaatgatcaatttgccttttaaaatgataaacttggatgagctaacacaacgtgccattggaacacaggagtgaaggttgctgataatgggcctctgtacgcctaatgtagatattccattaaagatCAAtcgtttccaactacaatagtcatttacaacattaacaatgtctacactctacttctgatcaatttgatgttattttaatagacaaataGTTGCTTTACTttcgaaaacaaggacatttctaagtgaccccaaactttttccgaaagaatgtggtgattgacggTGTCAAAGGCAGCACTTAGGTTTAGGACAGacgcagagccttggtctgacgtcatcaaaaggtcatttaccacttTCACGAGTGCCGTCTCAGAACTATGATgcggtctaaaaccagactggagcATTTCgaatacattatttgtcttcaggaaggcagtgagttgccaTGCAACAGCTTTTaattaaaaacatatatatattggagaggaatgggagattccaCGATATAGGCCGAATTttagttttttacattttctgggtcaaggtttggctttatcaagagaggctttattactgcgaCTTTTATTGAGTTTGGTACATatctggtggatagagagccatttattatgttcaacataggaggcccaagcacaggaagcagctctttcagtagtttagttggaatagggttcaGTATGCAGgtggaaggtttagaggccatgactatttttgTGAATGTTTCGAGAGATACCGGATTAATAACCTTGAATGTCTCCATTTATCTTAGGTGCTGGCAGTTCTGTTTAGACTCAGGACAACTAAGTTTTGGAGAAAGACACAGATTCAAAGAGGAGTCCATTATTGGCTTTCTGATGGTCATGATCTTTTCATCTCAGAAGTTCAGGAATCCATCACTGCTGAATTGAAAGCCGTCCTCTCTTGGGGGATACCTGCAATTTTTGGATTGTTTGTATTCTCCTCAATCAGGTTGGAAAAGAAGGCTGATCGAGCAGCCGCAGGGGCTCTTCGATATTGCATGGtcctgtctttccaagctagtcagaagacttccggTTTGGTGGAGCGCCGTTTCCGTTCcagttttctggaagcttgcttcagggcttggATATTTTCTGTATACTGCCTGTTTGTTTATGTTCTTGAGCCCCTGGTGATAGGACTTTTGACCTTGGTGATAATGTAGCCTAATCTCTGTCTTTTGTCAGGGAAAGGCCTCATTTCCCTTTTACCGCTGTGACTTGGTTGAGCAGTTGAGCTTCATGCGTGTCTggagtgttactgtatgttaAGAAATTGCGTTTGCAAGGTACATATGGCTATAGAAAGATAACATAGTAAGCTAAACGCTTGTTTCCAGTTAAAAATTGTATTGTTTAAAAAACGCAACATCCATGCCTTAAATCTGTGGGGCGCAAAAACCTGCTTTTCTCATCTGCCTAGCACATTAGTGTCACTGATTGCTCTGACTGCATGGAACTGGCTTCCCAGCGCTAAGCAAGAAGGAACTAAAAGCAACACACTCAGGGGCCCACGTATCTGAAATTACCCATCCTTGACCCAGATGGCACGGATCACATCCTCTTTATACACATACAGTaacaactctctttctctctccaggtgtATCTGCTGAGATCTGCAGGGTGACGGGGGGAGTGTTGGGGATCCACTGGAGCAGCGTGGTCGATTTAGGCTGGCGCCCCCTGGCCGTGGGGAGGGGCAGCGCCAGCTGCTGGGACTCCTGCTGCCTTGAGCCAGCCTGCAGCGCCGTCTGGAGCCTGGGGGGGCACTGTGTGCTGCTAAACTGCTCCAACAGAGGAGTCTGTGAAGTCACATCTCTCCCCCAGCCCCACATTGAGTCCCTGGGGCTCCTACAGCTATTTTCAAAGGGCACCACCACAGCTCGGAGGAGAAGGCTCAGGCGGGCACAAACAGGAAAGGGAAGTGAGGCCGTGAGCCAGAAACATGGGTCGGACCACAAACGTTCTAGCACTGTGAGTCAATGGAAAGTTACTGTTCTGTAGTTGAGTCATAAATGACGGTTTACCTCCGTTCTTCCTTCCAGGATCACTGGGACAGAGTAGATGAATGCACATACTAAATACCTTCATATACATTTCTACATGCATGACAACCTTATTTCCCTGACTTGTGTGTTATTGAATATCATGCAATCTCTTAACTGCAGTGGTTGACGTCGTGAAGGCTATTGAAGCCTGTACAATGTAGCCAATGTCTTTAGTCCTCTTTCCATTCTCATCTGAAGTACATCCATGTCTTGGCAGGGAGTTTCCAAGGATGAAGAGCTTCCGGCTCCAACAGTCGGCGGCACCAACGGAGGAGCTTTCCCTCAAACATCTGATAAGAATCACAGCCAGCTAACTGATGGAAGTGGAGAAGTGCCATCACCCTCACAGCAGAACTCTAAATCAGAGGACACCATAGGCCCAGCATCTTCCAACAGCAGCTCTGTGCTTCCCGCTAATGCTCCTACAATCACTACATCACCAACCCAGGCTGGTAAGGCAGTGGACACGGAAATCTTGACTTAGTATTCCTCAAAACCCACCCTTGGCAACTTTTGGGTTAATAACATACTAATCACAAAATGTATGTGTTGAGGTATGTATTCATGGCAGGTAAAGCATTTGCCCTAAACATCTACTCCCGCTCAAAAACTGGCACCTGCTGCAGATTTCTGTCTACTTTGAATTAACTGCTGTTTCAGTTGCGCAGTCCTCCATTTTAGTCCATGTCATGCCTCTGGTTTCCATGACAGTCCGGGAATTGGTGGTGTCGGCAGGCGAGAGTGTGGAGGTCACGCTGCCGCGCAACGAGGTAGAACTCAACGCCTTTGTGGTGCCAGCGCCCCAGCCAGGTACGACTACTCAACCTACCTGCCCTATCACTTTGTTTTACTGTATCATACACCTGTATTATACACACCCTCTGTAGTCCACGTCTCACCCCTAATTCTACATACATCATACATCTGTTGAAGTTGGCATGACGATGACAAAGAGGAGAGCTCCTGCAGAAAACAGCCTGGTACTAAGGCTAGCGCCGTATCCCTGCAGGTCATTCCTCGTCGCTTAAATCCTCGGCTTTGActcgcccctctctctttctcacttctcGAAAGGGACCGACTATGCATTTGACTGGCTCTTGAGGACTCACCCCAAAGACtacagtggagagatggaggggaaacacagcGAGACGCTCAAACTCAGCAAGGTGCAGCTCCTTGAATTAGTTCaaccgttatctctctctctctctctctctctctctgttcaaacCCCGCCCGCTTAACTGAAATTGAATTTGTGACTAGAACCAtttatacagtactgtaatactatGAGAAACAATTCCTATAGTATTCGCTCTAATTCAACCTTTCTCTGGCTCTTGTTCCTGTGTTCAGCTGACGGTGGGACTGTATGAGTTTGAGGTGACCGTGGATGGTGACGGAGCACATGGAGAGGGCTATGTCAACGTCACAGTCAAACCCGGTGGGGGTTAAACTAACATGACTCGTATTGACTGTGTTTGATATGCTCATTAGTAGGAACGTGCAAACTGTAACATATTAAAGGGCACCTCCCCTGACTCTCCCATTAATGGGCTTATACTGAACTGTCAACAATGACTCatacctgggtcatgttcattcgAACCAAATGGAAGataacagactgaaacagggatgGATTACCTGGAGTTGTCTAATAAGAAATGCCCATTTTAGTTTTCCATTGCAACAATGTTTTGCTACGCGTTcgctaatgaacacaacccagctgTACCATTCAGCCAATTAGCTAACCTCTTCCACTTCACAGAGCCACGGGTAAACAAGCTCCCAGTCGCTGTGGTTTCCCCAAAGTTCCAGGAGATATCCTTGCCAACCAGCTCCACCGTGATCGACGGCAGCCGTGAGTACACCTGGCTTTTTGGTCTCAATCAAATCATATAAACTAGAATTGCACCATCTGTTGATGATGTAAAAAGGCGTTTTATGTTGCATCTTGTCTAGTTGTTTCCtgacaaaaaaatacagatttggTCAATGGTGCCTTTATTTAGAATATAGCTCTACTAGCGTACATTGAAATTATAGCTTGACCATTTTAGGTCAAGAACCGGTATTTGCCCTAGAATACTAATGTTGATCTTTAGCTTGGTGCAAAGGTCCTCCAAACAACACCCTGGGCAGTTTTTACATTATCACCTTACATAAAACAATGGAAGACAAACTTTAGTAGTCAGGGTTGAGACCGGGGCAAAAATATAGGCAGGGTGGCCTATACATTTAACCGGTTCTTTTCCCCTCTtcttcctgtcctgtcttcctcctctcgcTGTGTGCGGTCCCTCAGAGAGCACAGACGATGACAAGGTGGTGGCGTGGCACTGGGAGGAGGTGAAGGGCCCGCTGAGGGAGGAGAAGGTCTCTGCAGACACCCAAATCCTCACCCTCACCGGCCTGGTCCCAGGGAACTACACATTCAGGCACTGTTACCTTGTCTTCTCAATGGGCAATGCGTCATCTTGTATATTCTCTACATATTGCTTTATATTCCTTGAGGTACTTCTTTCTATTTTGTCCCTATGGGCATGCTCTACCTTGTATTCCCCTTCTATCTCTTACTTCAGATGTTTTCGTTATACCATATCACATGCATTCGCCCACGCCCCTCGCCCCCTCTCCCAATTTCAGCCGTAGGTGAAGGCTACTGTGGGTCTTAGAAGCAAGGAGGACGTTAGGAATTTGTCTATCTGTCATAAACTGGACCTTCCCGCACGGTACTCAGATTAGCATCTCAGATTTACACATGCCTGGCACAGTACCAAGTAGTTAGAGATTAGGGGTTGGTTTAGAATTTAGTACCAAGTAGTTAGAGATTAGGGGTTGGTTTAGAATTTAGTACCAAGTAGTTAGAGATTAGGGGTTGGTTTAGAATTTAGTACCAAGTAGTTAGAGATTAGGGGTTGGTTTAGAATTTAGTACCAAGTAGTTAGAGATTAGGGGTTGGTTTAGAATTTAGTACCAAGTAGTTAGAGATTAGGGGTTGGTTTAGAATTTAGCGTAAGTGTTCAATCAAAACCGTCCTCCCGCATCCTTCAATATCACACCTTTTTACTTCACCTCCTAACAAATCAGTCGGTGTGTTTTTGAGTTTGTCGTTTTTATCCGTCCCCTATTTTCTCCCCTTTAGTCTGACTGTTACGGACTCGGACGGGGCCCAGAGCTCCACCCAGGCCACGCTGTCGGTCAACAAGGCCGTGGACTACCGGCCGGTGGCCAACGCCGGGCCCAACCAGGTCATCACGCTCCCGCGCAACGCTGTCACACTACATGGCAACCAGAGCACGGACGACCACGAGCCGCTGGCCTACGAGTGGTCGCTCAGCCCCGAGAGCAAGGGCAAGGTGGTGGAGATGCAGGTGAGAGAGGAGCACCGGGGGAAGCTTCAGTTTGTCAGAGACCATGCGCAGGGCCTGTCTTAGCAATCAAGGGGattctgtatttttttattatttcattttcaCTTTATTTTCATGATAGCCTTATTGTGGCAATTGTTGTTTTGAAGGTGGACATTTCTTCTCTGCCATCTTGATAGCATTCTCTTCGTTCGATAGGGCGTCCGGACTCCCGCTCTGCAGCTGTCTGCCATGCAGGAAGGAGACTACACCTTCCAGCTCACTGTCACAGACACAGCCGGACAGCAGGACACGGCACAGGTCACTGTTATCGTCCAGCCAGGTAAGCCAGCAGCATATGTATCATGTGTGTCTATGGCTAATGTCAACACCAATGCTATTGTGTCACTTATCCGAATGTGTGTTGGCTTAACCTTGTTGAGGCTTACATTGGGAATAGCATCAAGAGAAATGAATGGAAAATGCTGTTACCTCCCTTGTGTGATCTTGCAGTTGCGTGAATATCATGCCTGATTTACATGAAATAAGCCACACATATTTTCTCTAATTATTTGCTATTATATAACATATCTGAATGGATGTTGGTTTACCCTTGATGAAACATACATTGAGAATAGAGACAGGCAAAACTAGCACGATTCTGTACGTGAAAATACACTTCTATATGGATATTGTCCTCCCAGCATGTCACCAAAATCTATGTTCTCCTGAGCCTGCTTGTGTTCCATCCTCCTCAGAGAACAATAAGCCCCCAGTAGCAGACGCCGGTCCAGAGAAGGAGCTGACCCTACCTGTGGACCGCACCACTCTGGACGGCAGCAAGAGCACGGACGACCAGAATATCTCCACCTACCACTGGAAACAGAGCAAGTCAGTAttcgcagacagacagacagaccagacagacgaccagaccagacagacagacagacagacgaccagaccagacagacagacccacccaAAATGCACATAGACGCACACGCACTCAACCACATTCATGCTCACTTTCGCTCACGTACACACTCACATACGCACACACTCCCGAATAAACACAGAGCACCCTTTGGCAAATGACACACTCGCTGTTCTCTGTATATGAGATTGACACTTGGTTCAACTCACAGAGGCAATATGTTGAGTGGGAGAAGACTTTTTGGAGCTCTCTTCTATTCCACCTCTCATGATGTATGGCCCAGTTCAGTGCTATGTGCTGACAGCGGAGAGTGGAACTGCTGTTTCTCCACTCTgtgatggtctgtctgtctgtctctcaggggTCCGGACGGAGTGAAGATCGAGAACGCCGATGGCGCCGTTGCCACGGTGACGGGGCTGCAGGTGGGCGAGTACGAGTTCAGTCTGACCGTGACGGACGAGAGGAAGCTGGCGAGCACCGACACGGTCACGGTCATCGTCCGAGAGGGTAATTTTcccattgtgtgtgtggttttgtttaAATTCTCTTTCCTGATTTCGTAAGAGTAGGTTTTTCCTTAGCCTCTGATTTATTTCTGGGTGCTGAGATGAGTTTTTACCAGACAAACACAGTTATtatttgagtttgcaagaaaggcatttcactgtacttgtgacaTTAAAAACTTGAAACTTTATTTAATGTAGAATTGCCGACAAAGAAATGTGTCAGAGATGGAACTCTCTGAAGCTTTCAGAAACAGGCTAGACGAGGTCTCACACGAGACGCACTCAACTATTCAAAACCCCTTTGAAGTATAACTGAAGCATAACTCACACACCTATATTATTACCAGGTGCATGGAGAGAAACAGAATACAGAGTATTTCAGAATACTCTTTGGCACGGCAATATCCTTTAAAAGTGTCTGGTCTTCTCTTTACCAGAGTTAGACCAACCCCCAGTAGCCCATGTCCAGTCCAGGCCGGCCATCTCTCTGCCCCTGCGGACTGCAGCCCTGGACGGCTCCCACTCCACAGACGACAAGGGTGGAGTCGGCTACTTGTGGACCCGTGACGACAGTAGTCCTGCagcaggggtgagagagagtcCACTCCGTGGTACTATAACGGATAACAGAAATATTTACAGAAAATATTATTAAGTGCTAGGGGAGCTGTGGCAAACATACAATGTacctattattatacaatgtaccTATAGTAAGTCAACAGAAAATGTACAATGTAGCATACATTTCCCTCTTCATTGTTGTATTAGGTAAAAGCATTGTGATCAAATGCAATCTGCTCTTGCATTTCTCATGATAAACATTCTACTTAATAATATTTGCGTACAATGACCTACTACTGGAAATATTTTGAACAAGTATGTGTTCTGGTCAGACCAGTTTTTCCACTTTTCTTTTTGCAGTAGTGTAGGCCATTGCATGCTGCTCGAAAATACAACGTTCTGCAATTATAACATAATTCAATGTCTTCAACGTCTTTGAATTAAGAAATGTGTCATCAACATAAGACAAAATATATTTGTAattgatcaaatacaaatcaaaTGCATCTTGTCTGAAGAGTTGTGTTGTCTTTGTCCCCCAGGACGTACTGAACAACTCTGACCACCAGGCGGTGCTGTTTCTCACTAACCTGGTGGAGGGAAAGTACAGCTTCACTCTGACTGTGACAGACAGCAAGGGCCAGAGCAGCTCAGACAGAGGGACTGTAGAGGTCAAACCGGGTTAGTGGGCTccttatggactacaaacacagCCCCAAATCAACCCCTCGACACTTGGTCTGAAATAATTAAATGGATGTGGCTATAGCTACAGCTAGCCTGTTGATACACTAGGTGTATTTTCCATTATATTCCTCCCACCCAATCCATTCAGATCTATGGGAAGTAGGAGAAATACTATATGGATAACACACAAGCACAGCAGAAATGAGTCCTACACACACTATCATTATCCCaatgtcttcctctccctcactctgtcctctgccctctctctcctgtcagacGTGTGGCAGCGTGACCTGGTGGAGCTGGTGCTGGAGGTGTCTGTGTCCCAGGTGTCCCACCGCCAGAGAGACATGCTGCTCAGACAGGTGGGCGTGCTGCTGGGCGTGCTCGACAGTGACATCATCGTACGGGAGGTCAGCGCCTTCAACGAGCACAGGTCAGCTCCTTTCCTCTATGTTTTGGGTCTCTTCATTTCAACTCACTCGACTTTATTGGCACAGTAAGTTACTTAATTGCAATGTAAGTGCAAGAACACAGGAATTCACTCTTTCTCTGACATACTCTTTCTTGTACACGTTTTAGCATGTgttgttttgaacaatgtgtaaTTTAAATTTTAAAAATTGCCACGTTTACAATGTGTAATTTTGTTACCACACTTATGAGAGATTCTTTGTTACAAAACTAGGAGGCAATGTTTATAATTACTAAGAATTATTCGTAATTAGGCTGGTTGTGGGAATCTATTCATTTCCTCccatctccattcctctcctctcagtaCTCGACTGGTGTTCTTGGTGTCTGGGGGTCCGGGTCGCCCCCCACTGTCCGGTCACAGTGTGGCTCTGGGGCTGCGCAACAAGCTACGCAAACAGAAGAACGACTTCCTCATCTTCAAGGCACGGCGGGTGGACACAGTCAGTGAGTATCCAGACACGTGACAAGAGAAAAGCATGACATGGATGGAGAAATGTATTAGGACTAATGAATTGAGACTTAGTTCATTTACATGACAAGCAGTTATTGAGAGTTTGCTGTGAAATTAAACATGCTCTATGAATGAAATAcgtattttttttatattgtttttACATTTGTGATATTTAAAGTATGGGCAATTTTAGTTTATTTTGACTTACCCTTACCTCTCTTTTTAACTTACAACTTCAAGTTTGGCttaatacatttgttttattcatCTCCAGGTTAGATAGACTAGTCTTAAAAGACAGTTAGGATACGATT
This genomic interval from Oncorhynchus clarkii lewisi isolate Uvic-CL-2024 chromosome 18, UVic_Ocla_1.0, whole genome shotgun sequence contains the following:
- the LOC139373399 gene encoding dyslexia-associated protein KIAA0319-like protein; its protein translation is MSYAYQNLFSWSRPRLTQPHLLFLSLSFLCRLVAPAGVSAEICRVTGGVLGIHWSSVVDLGWRPLAVGRGSASCWDSCCLEPACSAVWSLGGHCVLLNCSNRGVCEVTSLPQPHIESLGLLQLFSKGTTTARRRRLRRAQTGKGSEAVSQKHGSDHKRSSTGVSKDEELPAPTVGGTNGGAFPQTSDKNHSQLTDGSGEVPSPSQQNSKSEDTIGPASSNSSSVLPANAPTITTSPTQAVRELVVSAGESVEVTLPRNEVELNAFVVPAPQPGTDYAFDWLLRTHPKDYSGEMEGKHSETLKLSKLTVGLYEFEVTVDGDGAHGEGYVNVTVKPEPRVNKLPVAVVSPKFQEISLPTSSTVIDGSQSTDDDKVVAWHWEEVKGPLREEKVSADTQILTLTGLVPGNYTFSLTVTDSDGAQSSTQATLSVNKAVDYRPVANAGPNQVITLPRNAVTLHGNQSTDDHEPLAYEWSLSPESKGKVVEMQGVRTPALQLSAMQEGDYTFQLTVTDTAGQQDTAQVTVIVQPENNKPPVADAGPEKELTLPVDRTTLDGSKSTDDQNISTYHWKQSKGPDGVKIENADGAVATVTGLQVGEYEFSLTVTDERKLASTDTVTVIVREELDQPPVAHVQSRPAISLPLRTAALDGSHSTDDKGGVGYLWTRDDSSPAAGDVLNNSDHQAVLFLTNLVEGKYSFTLTVTDSKGQSSSDRGTVEVKPDVWQRDLVELVLEVSVSQVSHRQRDMLLRQVGVLLGVLDSDIIVREVSAFNEHSTRLVFLVSGGPGRPPLSGHSVALGLRNKLRKQKNDFLIFKARRVDTVICQLNCSSHGDCDSFTRTCVCHPFWMENFIKGQLWDQESNCEWSVLYVTIASFMIVVAIATFVWGMVCCCRGRKGKMRHKSKSRYKMLNGEEQDGLELHPPRAGRMKPAPAPSSSALMRSDSDLDSDDGQGGVPWTDRERGHLLRPHNGTLENGQGPTRNKKQREELL